A genomic region of Chionomys nivalis chromosome 12, mChiNiv1.1, whole genome shotgun sequence contains the following coding sequences:
- the Kctd4 gene encoding BTB/POZ domain-containing protein KCTD4, translating to MERKIIRREKEREYEGRHNSLEDAEQGKNCKSTLMTLNVGGYLYITQKQTLTKYPDTFLEGIVNGKILCPFDADGHYFIDRDGLLFRHVLNFLRNGELLLPEGFRENQLLAQEAEFFQLKGLAEEVKSRWEKEQLTPRETTFLEITDNHDRSQGLRIFCNAPDFISKIKSRIVLVSKSRLDGFPEEFSVSSNIIQFKYFIKSENGTRLVLKEDNTFVCTLETLKFEAIMMALKCGFRLLTSLDCSKGSIVHSDALHFIK from the coding sequence ATGGAGCGTAAAATaatcagaagagaaaaagaaagggagtatGAAGGGAGGCACAACAGCCTGGAAGACGCTGAGCAAGGCAAGAACTGCAAATCCACACTGATGACCCTCAACGTTGGTGGATATTTATACATTACTCAAAAGCAAACCCTGACCAAGTACCCAGACACTTTCCTTGAAGGTATCGTAAATGGGAAAATCCTCTGTCCTTTTGATGCTGATGGCCATTACTTCATAGACAGGGATGGGCTCCTCTTCAGGCATGTACTAAACTTCCTACGAAATGGAGAACTCCTATTGCCTGAAGGGTTTCGAGAAAATCAACTTCTTGCTCAAGAAGCAGAATTCTTTCAGCTCAAGGGGCTGGCAGAAGAAGTGAAATCCAGGTGGGAAAAAGAACAGCTGACACCCCGAGAGACTACTTTCCTGGAAATAACAGATAACCACGATCGCTCTCAAggactgagaatcttctgtaatgCTCCTGATttcatatcaaaaataaaatctcgCATTGTCCTGGTGTCCAAAAGCAGGCTGGATGGGTTTCCGGAAGAGTTTTCTGTGTCGTCAAATATCATCCAATTTAAATACTTCATCAAGTCTGAGAACGGCACTCGACTTGTACTAAAGGAAGACAACACCTTTGTCTGTACCTTGGAAactcttaagtttgaggccataATGATGGCTTTAAAGTGTGGTTTTAGACTGCTGACCAGCCTGGACTGCTCCAAAGGGTCAATTgttcacagtgatgcacttcatTTTATCAAGTAA